The sequence below is a genomic window from Flavobacterium sediminilitoris.
TAATTTTAATATTGACAAAAAATTAGTCAATTTTATTCAAGAAAAATTAGATAAATTAGAAAAGTATTGTGATAAAGTAGTATCGTCTGATGTTTTTTTGAAATTGGAAAATACAAGTGATAAAGAAAATAAAACAATTGAAGTAAAAATTAATGTTCCGGGAGATGAATTTATGGTGAAAAAAACTTGTAAAAGCTTTGAAGAAGCGGTAGATATTTCTGTTGAGTCTTTAGAGAGGGTTTTGGTTAAGTATAAAGAAAAAATGAGAACGTATGTTTAAAATAAAAAAAAGTGAAAAAAATTTTTGATTGAAAAATAAATTATATACATTTGCAGTCCGTTAGAAATAGCGGACTTTTTTATTATAGTTGCCGGTGTAGCTCAGCTGGCTAGAGCAGCTGATTTGTAATCAGCAGGTCGTGGGTTCGAGTCCCTCCATCGGCTCAAATTGTAAGTGACTGATAATAAAATGGTTCGGGGAGATACTCAAGCGGCCAACGAGGGCAGACTGTAAATCTGCTGTGAAAACTTCGCAGGTTCGAATCCTGCTCTCCCCACGAAGAAAAACAATCCTGCTATTGTAGGTCATTGGCCGGTGTAGCTCAGGGGTAGAGTGCTTCCTTGGTAAGGAAGAGGTCACGGGTTCAAATCCCGTCATTGGCTCTCAGGTTGTTTTTTATTATATTGAACACTAATTAAATAACTAAGATTAAATTATTAAGTCATGGCAAAGGAAACATTCGATCGTTCGAAACCGCACTTAAATATCGGTACAATCGGACACGTAGATCACGGTAAAACAACTTTGACTGCAGCTATCACTAAAGTATTAGCTGATGCAGGTTTATCAGAAGCAAAATCTTTCGATCAGATTGATAATGCTCCAGAAGAAAAAGAAAGAGGTATTACAATTAATACTTCACACGTAGAGTATTCAACAGCTAACCGTCACTATGCTCACGTTGACTGTCCTGGTCACGCGGATTATGTGAAAAACATGGTTACTGGTGCTGCTCAAATGGACGGTGCTATCTTAGTGGTTGCTGCTACTGATGGTCCTATGCCACAAACTCGTGAGCACATCCTTTTAGGTCGCCAAGTTGGTGTTCCAAGAATGGTTGTTTTCATGAATAAAGTTGATATGGTTGATGATGCTGAGTTGTTAGAGCTTGTTGAAATGGAAATTAGAGATTTATTATCTTTCTATCAATATGATGGAGATAATGGACCAGTTATCCAAGGATCTGCTTTAGGAGCTTTAAATGGTGAACCAAAATGGGTTGAAACAGTTATGTCTTTGATGGAAGCTGTTGATAACTGGATTGAATTGCCTGCTCGTGATGTTGATAAGCCTTTCTTAATGCCTATTGAAGATGTATTTACAATTACAGGTCGTGGAACTGTTGCTACAGGTCGTATCGAAACTGGTATTGCAAATACAGGTGATCCTGTTGAGATCGTTGGTATGGGTGCTGAGAAATTAACTTCTACTATTACTGGTATTGAAATGTTCCGTCAAATCTTAGATAGAGGTGAGGCTGGAGATAATGCAGGTATCTTATTAAGAGGTATTGCTAAAGAAGATATCAAAAGAGGAATGGTAATTGTTAAGCCAGGATCTGTTAAGCCACATGCTCATTTTAAAGCAGAGGTTTATATCTTGAAAAAAGAAGAAGGTGGACGTCATACTCCATTCCATAATAACTATCGTCCACAGTTCTATGTTAGAACAACTGACGTAACTGGTACTATTACTTTACCAGCAGGTGTAGAGATGGTAATGCCAGGTGATAACTTAACTATTGAAGTTCAATTGTTGAATGCTATCGCATTAAGTATCGGTTTACGTTTTGCTATCCGTGAAGGTGGTAGAACAGTAGGAGCTGGTCAGGTAACTGAAATTTTAGACTAATTATAGTTTATAATAAATAAAAATACCAGTTCAATTTTTAAAAATTGAACTGGTTAATAAACGGGCGTAGTACAAGGGCTAGTATAGTGGTCTCCAAAACCATTGATGGGGGTTCGAATCCCTCCGCCCGTGCAAATTATTAAGTAATGACAAAATTCGTTAATTATATTTCGGAAGCATTTCAGGAATTAAAAGCTAATGTTACTTGGCCTGAGTGGGCAGAAGTACAGCGCTTAACTATAATAGTGGCACTTTTTTCAGTTATTTTTGCGCTTTTGACTTATGGTGTAGATCAATTATTTGTAAAAGCTTTAGAAGGTTTTTTTAACATACTAAAATAATTAGTTATGGCAGATAATAATGTTAAGAAGTGGTATGTAGTAAGAGCTGTAAGTGGTCAAGAAAATAAAGTTAAAGCTTATATAGAAACTGAAACTGTAAGATTAGGTATGGAAGACTATGTGTCTCAGGTACTTGTTCCTACTGAAAAAGTTGTTCAGGTTAGAGATGGAAAAAAAATAGCTAAGGAAAGAGTTTATTTCCCTGGCTATATTATGATTGAAGCTAATCTTACTGGAGAAGTTCCTCATATTATTAAGTCTATACCTGGTGTAATTGGATTCTTAGGTGAAACTAAAGGAGGAGAGCCGGTACCATTGAGGCTTTCAGAAGTAAATAGAATGTTAGGAAAAGTGGATGAGTTATCAGTTAAAATTGATAATGTAGCAATTCCTTTCTCTATTGGAGAAACAATTAAGGTTGTTGATGGGCCATTTAATGGCTTTAATGGAACAATTGAAAAGGTTAATGATGAAAAGCGTAAACTTGAAGTTATGGTTAAGATTTTCGGTAGAAAAACACCATTAGAATTAAGTTTTATGCAAGTTGAAAAAGTATAATATTTAAGTTACATATATAATCACATCAATCGCTTCCAATTGATAGATGTGCTAAATTTTTTTAAAAAATGGCAAAAGAAGTTAGTAAAGTAGTTAAACTACAAGTTAAGGGAGGTGCTGCGAATCCATCGCCACCGGTTGGACCTGCTTTGGGGGCTGCTGGGGTTAACATCATGGAGTTCTGTAAGCAATTTAATGCTAGAACTCAAGATAAGCCTGGCAAAGTTTTACCAGTACAAATTACTGTGTACAAAGACAAGTCTTTTGACTTTGTTGTAAAAACGCCACCAGCTGCAATTCAAATTCTAGAAGCAGCTAAAGCTAAATCAGGTTCAGGAGAACCAAATCGTAAGAAAGTAGCAAATGTTACTTGGGATCAAATCAGAACTATTGCTGAAGATAAAATGCCAGACTTAAATGCTTTTACTATTGAAAAAGCAATGAGTATGGTTGCAGGTACAGCTAGATCTATGGGTATAACAGTATCAGGAGACGCTCCTTTTTAATCGTTAAAGAGAATTAGACATGGCAAAATTGACAAAAAAGCAAAAAGAGGCTGCTTCAAAAATTGATAAGAACAAACAATATTCTTTAAAAGATGCATCAGCATTAATTAAAGTTGTTTCTTCTGCAAAATTTGATGAGTCTGTTGATATCGCAGTTCGCCTTGGAGTAGATCCTAGAAAAGCGAATCAAATGGTAAGAGGAGTTGTAACATTGCCTCACGGAACAGGAAAAGATGTTCGTGTGTTAGCATTAGTTACTCCAGATAAAGAAGCTGAAGCTAAAGCAGCAGGTGCAGACCACGTTGGTTTAGATGATTATTTACAAAAAATTAAAGATGGTTGGACTGATATTGATGTTATCATCACTATGCCAGCTGTTATGGGTAAATTAGGTCCATTAGGACGTGTTTTAGGACCAAGAGGTTTAATGCCAAACCCTAAAACAGGTACTGTAACTATGGATGTTGCTAAAGCTGTTCAAGAAGTTAAAGCTGGTAAAATCGACTTTAAAGTTGATAAAACGGGTATTGTTCATGCAGGAATTGGAAAAGTGTCTTTTGATGCTGATAAAATTTATGATAATGCTCACGAAATTATTCAAACATTAATAAAATTAAAACCAACTGCAGCTAAAGGTACTTATATTAAGTCTATACACTTATCAAGTACAATGAGTCCTGCTATTGCTTTAGATCCTAAGGCAGTATAATTTGGTAGTTAAAAATTTTTAGTATGACTAGAGAAGAAAAATCAATCGCTATTGAAGATTTAACTGCAAAGTTAGCGGGTGTGAATGTTATTTATTTAGCAGACACTTCAGGACTAGATGCAGAAACTACTTCAAACTTAAGGAGAGCTTGTTTTAAAGCAGGAATAAAATTAGAAGTTGTAAAAAATACTTTGCTTGAAAAAGCAATGGAAGCTTCTGATACTGATTTCGGAGATTTACCTAGTGTTTTAAAAGGAAATACTTCAATGATGATTTCAGATGTAGCTAGTGCTCCAGCTAAAATCATTAAAGAGTTCCGTAAAAAAGGTAAAAAGCCAGTTTTAAAAGGGGCATATATAACTGAAGATGTTTACATTGGTGATGAAAACTTAGAAAACCTTGCAGCTATCAAATCTAGAGCTGAAGTTATTGGTGAAATCATTGGATTATTACAATCTCCAGCACAAAGAGTTATTGCTGCACTTCAAAACCAAGAAGGTAAAGAAGAAGGAGCTGAATAAAAGAACGCACTATAATACATTATATTTTTACAAAACATTTTAAAAGATAGAAAAAATGGCAGATTTGAAACAATTCGCAGAGCAATTAGTTAACTTAACAGTTAAAGAAGTTAACGAATTAGCAACAATATTAAAAGATGAGTATGGTATAGAGCCAGCTGCTGCTGCAGTTGTGGTTTCTGGTGGTGGTGAAGGTGCTGCTGCTGCTGAACAAACAGAATTTACAGTTGTATTGAAAGAAGCTGGTGCTTCTAAATTAGCTGTAGTTAAAGCTGTTAAAGAATTAACTGGTTTAGGTCTTAAAGAGGCTAAAGATATGGTAGACGGTGCTCCAACTAATGTTAAAGAAGGAGTTTCTAAAGATGAGGCTGAAGGTCTTAAGAAAGCTTTAGAAGAAGCTGGTGCTGTAGTTGAGCTTAAATAAGTTAAACTTAGTTTACAAAGCAGGTTTAGGTCTTGGGATTGTCTCTCAAAGACCTAAACCATTTTGCGTATATTATCGTTTATACGTTTTTAATTTTTTTCTAAATAAAAATTTGTCCATTGATGATTGCTAATCAGACTGAAAGATTAAATTTTGCTTCTACTAAAAACATACCTAATTATCCAGATTTTCTGGACATTCAGGTAAAGTCTTTTAAGGATTTTTTCCAATTGGAAACTAAATCTGATGAAAGAGGCAACGAAGGTCTCTATAATACCTTCATGGAAAATTTCCCAATTACGGATACGAGAAATCAATTCGTTTTAGAGTTTCTTGATTATTTTATAGACCCACCAAGATATACAATTGAAGAATGTATTGATAGAGGACTAACATATAGTGTGCCTTTAAAAGCAAGACTTAAGCTGTATTGTACTGACCCAGAACATGAAGATTTTGAAACTATTGTTCAAGATGTGTATTTAGGAACTATTCCTTATATGACACCTAGTGGAACATTTGTTATTAATGGTGCTGAACGTGTTGTTGTTTCTCAATTACATAGATCACCAGGTGTTTTCTTTGGTCAATCTTTCCATGCTAATGGTACTAAACTATATTCTGCCAGAATTATTCCTTTTAAAGGTTCTTGGATAGAATTTGCTACAGATATCAATAGTGTTATGTACGCTTATATTGATAGAAAGAAAAAACTACCTGTTACAACTTTATTTAGAGCTATTGGATTTGAAAGAGATAAAGATATCTTAGAAATTTTTGATTTAGCTGAAGAAATTAAAGTTTCTAAAACAGGAATTAAGAAATATATCGGAAGAAGACTTGCTGCACGTGTTTTAAATACTTGGCATGAAGATTTCGTAGATGAAGATACAGGAGAAGTAGTATCAATTGAACGTAATGAAATTATTTTAGACCGTGATACTATTTTAGATAAAGATAATGTTGAAGAAATTATCGATGCAGATGTAAAATTAATCCTTTTACATAAAGAAGATAATAATGCTGCTGATTATACTATCATTCATAATACATTACAAAAGGATCCAACAAATTCTGAAAAAGAAGCTGTTGAGCATATTTATAGACAATTACGTAACGCAGAACCGCCTGATGAAGAGACGGCTCGCGGTATTATAGATAAATTATTCTTCTCTGATCAACGTTATAACTTAGGTGAAGTTGGTCGTTATAGAATGAACAAAAAATTAGGTTTGGATATCCCAATGGAAAAACAAGTTTTGACCAAAGAGGATATTATTACAATTGTAAAATATTTGATTGAATTAATCAACTCAAAAGCTGAGATTGATGATATTGATCACTTATCAAACCGTCGTGTAAGAACAGTTGGTGAACAATTGTCTTCACAATTTGGAGTTGGTCTTGCTCGTATGGCAAGAACAATCCGTGAAAGAATGAATGTTAGAGATAATGAAGTATTTACACCAATCGATTTGATTAATGCTAAAACTTTATCGTCAGTAATTAATTCATTTTTTGGAACCAACCAGTTATCTCAGTTCATGGATCAAACTAATCCACTAGCAGAGATTACACACAAACGTCGTTTATCTGCACTTGGACCTGGAGGTTTATCTAGAGAAAGAGCTGGTTTCGAGGTTCGTGACGTTCACTATACGCATTATGGACGTTTATGTCCAATTGAAACACCAGAGGGACCAAACATTGGATTGATTTCATCTTTAGGTGTTTATGCTAAAGTAAATGGAATGGGATTCATTGAGACTCCTTACCGTAAGGTTACAGATGGAGTAGTAGATTTAGAATCAATTCCAACTTATTTAAGCGCTGAAGAAGAAGAAGGAAAAATGATTGCACAAGCAAACATTGAGATGGATGACAAAGGTAAAATTACTGCGGAAAACGTTATTGCACGTGAGGAAGGTGACTTCCCTGTTGTAGAGCCAACTGCAATTCATTATACTGATGTTGCTCCAAACCAAATTGCTTCTATTTCAGCTTCATTAATTCCTTTCTTAGAGCATGATGATGCGAACCGTGCATTGATGGGATCAAACATGATGCGTCAAGCAGTTCCTTTATTACGTCCAGAAGCACCTATTGTAGGTACAGGATTAGAAAGACAAGTTGCATCTGATTCAAGAGTATTAATTAATGCTGAAGGAGAAGGAGTTGTTGCTTATGTTGATTCTAATAAAATTACAATTAAGTACGACAGAACAGATGACGAAAGATTAGTAAGTTTTGATGAAGATGAGAAAACATATCAGTTAATCAAATTCAGAAAAACTAATCAAAGTACTTGTATAAACTTAAAACCAATTGTAAGAAAAGGGGATAGAGTTTCTAAAGGTCAAGTTCTTTGTGAAGGATACGCAACACAAAATGGAGAATTAGCAATTGGAAGAAATTTAAAAGTAGCCTTCATGCCTTGGAAAGGGTATAACTTTGAGGATGCGATTGTAATTTCTGAAAAAGTAGTTCGTGACGATATTTTTACTTCTATACATATTGATGATTATTCATTAGAGGTTAGAGATACAAAATTAGGAAACGAAGAGTTAACTAATGATATTCCTAACGTTTCAGAAGAAGCAACAAAAGATTTAGATGAAAATGGAATGATTAGAATTGGAGCAGAGGTAAAACCTGGTGATATTCTAATAGGGAAAATTACTCCAAAAGGAGAATCTGACCCAACTCCAGAAGAGAAATTATTACGTGCTATCTTTGGTGATAAAGCAGGAGATGTAAAAGATGCTTCATTGAAAGCTTCTCCATCATTACATGGAGTTGTTTTAGATAAGAAATTATTTGCTAAAGCTGTAAAAGATAAGCGTAAGCGTTCTAAAGATAAAGAAGATATTGATAAACTTGATATAGAATTTGAAGTTAAATTCAATGACTTAAAAGACAAGTTAATCGAAAAATTATTTTTAATCATTGATGGTAAAACATCGCAAGGTGTTATAAATGATTTAGGTGAAGAAGTATTACCAAAAGGGAAAAAATTCACTAAGAAAATGTTACAAGTTGTTGATGATTTTGCTCATTTAACAAAAGGACAATGGACAACAGATGATTTAACTAATAAATTAGTAAATGATTTAATTCATAACTATAAAATTAAGTTAAACGATTTACAAGGATGGTTGAGAAGAGAAAAATTCACAATCACAGTTGGAGATGAACTACCTTCTGGAATTTTAAAACTTGCTAAAGTTTACATTGCTAAAAAACGTAAACTTAAAGTAGGAGATAAAATGGCAGGTCGTCACGGTAACAAAGGTATTGTTGCTAGAATTGTTCGTCATGAAGATATGCCTTTCCTTGAAGATGGAACTCCTGTTGATATTGTATTGAATCCACTTGGTGTACCTTCTCGTATGAATATTGGTCAAATTTATGAGACCGTATTAGGTTGGGCAGGTATGAATTTAGGTAGAAAGTTTGCAACACCAATTTTTGATGGGGCTACTTTAGACCAAATTAATGAATTGACAGACGAAGCTGGTGTTCCAAGATTTGGGCACACTCATTTATATGATGGTGGTACTGGAGAACGTTTCCATCAAGCAGCAACCGTAGGTGTAATCTATATGTTAAAATTAGGACACATGGTTGATGATAAAATGCACGCACGTTCTATTGGTCCATACTCTTTAATTACACAACAACCATTAGGAGGTAAAGCTCAATTTGGAGGTCAGCGTTTTGGAGAGATGGAGGTTTGGGCTCTTGAAGCTTATGGAGCATCGAGTACCTTAAGAGAAATCTTGACGGTTAAATCGGATGACGTAATTGGTAGAGCAAAAACTTACGAGTCAATCGTAAAAGGAGAAACAATGCCAGAACCTGGATTACCTGAATCGTTCAATGTATTAATGCATGAACTTAAAGGTCTTGGTTTAGACATCAGATTAGAAGAATAATTTTACGGGAGTAATGTAAAACTTACTCCCTTTATAGCGTTTTTTATAAAATCGATAGTATTCATATCATGACAAGATTAAAAGATAAAAACACCGTTAAAAGATTTAACAGAATTACGATAGGATTAGCTTCACCAGAATCTATCTTGGCAGAGTCAAGAGGAGAGGTTTTAAAGCCTGAAACTATAAACTATCGTACTCACAAACCAGAAAGAGATGGTCTTTTCTGTGAACGTATTTTCGGTCCAGTAAAAGATTACGAATGTGCTTGTGGAAAGTATAAAAGAATACGTTACAAGGGCATTGTTTGTGATCGTTGTGGTGTTGAAGTTACAGAGAAAAAAGTTCGTAGAGATAGAGTAGGACATATTAATCTTGTTGTACCTATTGCTCATATATGGTATTTCCGTTCGTTACCAAATAAAATTGGTTACATTCTTGGTTTACCTTCTAAGAAATTAGATATGATAATTTACTACGAAAGATATGTAGTAATTCAACCAGGTATTGCACAAGGTTTAGAAGGAGAAACTTTAAATAAATTAGATTTCTTAACAGAAGAAGAGTAT
It includes:
- the hpf gene encoding ribosome hibernation-promoting factor, HPF/YfiA family translates to MKVNVQAVNFNIDKKLVNFIQEKLDKLEKYCDKVVSSDVFLKLENTSDKENKTIEVKINVPGDEFMVKKTCKSFEEAVDISVESLERVLVKYKEKMRTYV
- the tuf gene encoding elongation factor Tu, which gives rise to MAKETFDRSKPHLNIGTIGHVDHGKTTLTAAITKVLADAGLSEAKSFDQIDNAPEEKERGITINTSHVEYSTANRHYAHVDCPGHADYVKNMVTGAAQMDGAILVVAATDGPMPQTREHILLGRQVGVPRMVVFMNKVDMVDDAELLELVEMEIRDLLSFYQYDGDNGPVIQGSALGALNGEPKWVETVMSLMEAVDNWIELPARDVDKPFLMPIEDVFTITGRGTVATGRIETGIANTGDPVEIVGMGAEKLTSTITGIEMFRQILDRGEAGDNAGILLRGIAKEDIKRGMVIVKPGSVKPHAHFKAEVYILKKEEGGRHTPFHNNYRPQFYVRTTDVTGTITLPAGVEMVMPGDNLTIEVQLLNAIALSIGLRFAIREGGRTVGAGQVTEILD
- the secE gene encoding preprotein translocase subunit SecE, encoding MTKFVNYISEAFQELKANVTWPEWAEVQRLTIIVALFSVIFALLTYGVDQLFVKALEGFFNILK
- the nusG gene encoding transcription termination/antitermination protein NusG translates to MADNNVKKWYVVRAVSGQENKVKAYIETETVRLGMEDYVSQVLVPTEKVVQVRDGKKIAKERVYFPGYIMIEANLTGEVPHIIKSIPGVIGFLGETKGGEPVPLRLSEVNRMLGKVDELSVKIDNVAIPFSIGETIKVVDGPFNGFNGTIEKVNDEKRKLEVMVKIFGRKTPLELSFMQVEKV
- the rplK gene encoding 50S ribosomal protein L11 translates to MAKEVSKVVKLQVKGGAANPSPPVGPALGAAGVNIMEFCKQFNARTQDKPGKVLPVQITVYKDKSFDFVVKTPPAAIQILEAAKAKSGSGEPNRKKVANVTWDQIRTIAEDKMPDLNAFTIEKAMSMVAGTARSMGITVSGDAPF
- the rplA gene encoding 50S ribosomal protein L1 — protein: MAKLTKKQKEAASKIDKNKQYSLKDASALIKVVSSAKFDESVDIAVRLGVDPRKANQMVRGVVTLPHGTGKDVRVLALVTPDKEAEAKAAGADHVGLDDYLQKIKDGWTDIDVIITMPAVMGKLGPLGRVLGPRGLMPNPKTGTVTMDVAKAVQEVKAGKIDFKVDKTGIVHAGIGKVSFDADKIYDNAHEIIQTLIKLKPTAAKGTYIKSIHLSSTMSPAIALDPKAV
- the rplJ gene encoding 50S ribosomal protein L10; this translates as MTREEKSIAIEDLTAKLAGVNVIYLADTSGLDAETTSNLRRACFKAGIKLEVVKNTLLEKAMEASDTDFGDLPSVLKGNTSMMISDVASAPAKIIKEFRKKGKKPVLKGAYITEDVYIGDENLENLAAIKSRAEVIGEIIGLLQSPAQRVIAALQNQEGKEEGAE
- the rplL gene encoding 50S ribosomal protein L7/L12 — translated: MADLKQFAEQLVNLTVKEVNELATILKDEYGIEPAAAAVVVSGGGEGAAAAEQTEFTVVLKEAGASKLAVVKAVKELTGLGLKEAKDMVDGAPTNVKEGVSKDEAEGLKKALEEAGAVVELK
- the rpoB gene encoding DNA-directed RNA polymerase subunit beta — its product is MIANQTERLNFASTKNIPNYPDFLDIQVKSFKDFFQLETKSDERGNEGLYNTFMENFPITDTRNQFVLEFLDYFIDPPRYTIEECIDRGLTYSVPLKARLKLYCTDPEHEDFETIVQDVYLGTIPYMTPSGTFVINGAERVVVSQLHRSPGVFFGQSFHANGTKLYSARIIPFKGSWIEFATDINSVMYAYIDRKKKLPVTTLFRAIGFERDKDILEIFDLAEEIKVSKTGIKKYIGRRLAARVLNTWHEDFVDEDTGEVVSIERNEIILDRDTILDKDNVEEIIDADVKLILLHKEDNNAADYTIIHNTLQKDPTNSEKEAVEHIYRQLRNAEPPDEETARGIIDKLFFSDQRYNLGEVGRYRMNKKLGLDIPMEKQVLTKEDIITIVKYLIELINSKAEIDDIDHLSNRRVRTVGEQLSSQFGVGLARMARTIRERMNVRDNEVFTPIDLINAKTLSSVINSFFGTNQLSQFMDQTNPLAEITHKRRLSALGPGGLSRERAGFEVRDVHYTHYGRLCPIETPEGPNIGLISSLGVYAKVNGMGFIETPYRKVTDGVVDLESIPTYLSAEEEEGKMIAQANIEMDDKGKITAENVIAREEGDFPVVEPTAIHYTDVAPNQIASISASLIPFLEHDDANRALMGSNMMRQAVPLLRPEAPIVGTGLERQVASDSRVLINAEGEGVVAYVDSNKITIKYDRTDDERLVSFDEDEKTYQLIKFRKTNQSTCINLKPIVRKGDRVSKGQVLCEGYATQNGELAIGRNLKVAFMPWKGYNFEDAIVISEKVVRDDIFTSIHIDDYSLEVRDTKLGNEELTNDIPNVSEEATKDLDENGMIRIGAEVKPGDILIGKITPKGESDPTPEEKLLRAIFGDKAGDVKDASLKASPSLHGVVLDKKLFAKAVKDKRKRSKDKEDIDKLDIEFEVKFNDLKDKLIEKLFLIIDGKTSQGVINDLGEEVLPKGKKFTKKMLQVVDDFAHLTKGQWTTDDLTNKLVNDLIHNYKIKLNDLQGWLRREKFTITVGDELPSGILKLAKVYIAKKRKLKVGDKMAGRHGNKGIVARIVRHEDMPFLEDGTPVDIVLNPLGVPSRMNIGQIYETVLGWAGMNLGRKFATPIFDGATLDQINELTDEAGVPRFGHTHLYDGGTGERFHQAATVGVIYMLKLGHMVDDKMHARSIGPYSLITQQPLGGKAQFGGQRFGEMEVWALEAYGASSTLREILTVKSDDVIGRAKTYESIVKGETMPEPGLPESFNVLMHELKGLGLDIRLEE